From Mustela erminea isolate mMusErm1 chromosome 1, mMusErm1.Pri, whole genome shotgun sequence, a single genomic window includes:
- the LOC116567101 gene encoding olfactory receptor 5K3-like yields the protein MTENNYSLTTEFILIGLTDHPKLKSLLFVVFLTICLITMVGNLGLVALIFMEHRLHTPMYIFLGNLALMDSCCSCAITPRMLENFFSKDKTISLYECMAQFYFLCLAETTDCFLLAAMAYDRYVAICSPLQYHTMMSKKVCIQMTTGAYIAGNLHPVIQVGFLFRLTFCGSNQINHFFCDVFPLYRLSCVDPYINELMIFIFAGAVLVFSVIIVLISYLCILFMIFKMKSKEGRGKALSTCASHFLSVSIFYGSLLFVYIRPHSVKEEDKDIPGAVFYTLVIPLLNPFIYSLRNKEVINAMKKVIKKIL from the coding sequence ATGACTGAAAATAACTACTCCTTGACCACCGAATTTATCCTCATAGGATTAACAGATCACCCAAAGTTGAAGAGCCTCCTGTTTGTGGTGTTTCTCACTATCTGTTTGATCACTATGGTGGGGAATCTGGGCCTGGTGGCATTGATTTTTATGGAGCATCGTCTTCACACACCAATGTACATCTTTCTGGGCAATCTggctctgatggattcctgttgtTCCTGTGCCATTACCCCCAGAATGTTAGAGAACTTCTTTTCTAAGGACAAAACAATTTCCCTCTATGAATGCATggcacaattttattttctctgccttgcTGAAACTACAGACTGTTTTCTCCTGGCAGCAATGGCCTATGATCGCTATGTGGCCATATGCAGCCCACTGCAGTACCACACCATGATGTCAAAGAAAGTGTGCATTCAGATGACCACAGGGGCCTACATAGCTGGAAACCTGCATCCCGTGATTCAGGTAGGGTTTCTCTTTAGGTTAACTTTCTGTGGGTCAAATcaaattaatcactttttttgtGATGTTTTTCCATTATACAGACTTTCCTGTGTTGACCCTTATATCAATGAATTGATGATATTTATCTTTGCAGGTGCAGTTTTAGTCTTCTCTGTTATCATAGTCCTAATCTCATATCTCTGCATCCTTTTcatgattttcaaaatgaaatccaaagaggGAAGAGGCAAAGCCTTATCTACTTGTGCatcccactttctctctgtctcaatatTCTATGGTTCTCTTCTCTTTGTGTACATTCGACCACATTCAGTTAAAGAAGAGGATAAAGATATACCTGGTGCTGTTTTTTATACTCTAGTGATCCCTTTATTAAACCCTTTTATTTATAGTCTAAGAAATAAGGAAgtaataaatgctatgaaaaaggttataaagaaaattttataa